GAAATTAAACAAATTCATAACCTCATTCTCCGAAAAATCAACCCAGATGAAGCCGGTACTTATCGAAGTTTAGATGTAATGGCAGCCGGAACAAATTATCGCTATCCTCCCCATTATTTACTATCCCAATTAATGGGAGATTTTGTACTAAGGCTGAATTCGGAGGATGCTTTAAAACTACATCCAGTCGAGTATGAGCCGATGGCTCATTACCGCTTTGTTTCTATTCATCCTTTTCGGGATGGGAATGGTCGAACCGCTAGACTATTAATGAATTTACTCTTAATCCGTGTCGGTTATCCCATTGTGGTAATTAATAACCAAATCCGCAATGATTATATTAATGCTTTGGCTTATGGACAGCAGAAGCAAAATGATTTAGAGCAGCTTTTAGATTTGGTTTGTGATGCTGCTGTGGCTTCTCTTGTAGACACTTTAAGCTTAGTAGTTACTGCAACTAGCAGCCGGGATAAAGGGCAAGCTTTTTATCAGGAGATTACTGATTTTCTGGATAGTTATTTGAGGGAATAACTAAGATGAGTTTGCTGTTGTTCTATGGTGATGGTGGTACAAACTGCTAAAAGGTGGGCTTCTTTAGACAGGCCGGTGGAACCTCAAAAACCGATGGACAAGGTAATTGATTAAGGCGTTGGAAAATTGCACCTGTTAGGTTTCTGGTGTGAGGTTCAAACCCCGATAAACTTGCTCGATAGGGAAGCTGAGGTTAATGCTTTTGAGTTCGATTGTGTCCCCTTCTTTGTAGTTGATAATCAACCAATTGCCTGCCTCGTCCTTATGGTACAAATCTATTTGGATGCCGGTGGAACTGACTAATAGATAGTCAATCAACGCAGGGTTTTTGCGATACATCCTAAATTTGCTACCTCTGTCAAATGCTTCTGTGCCGGCAGAGAGAACTTCGACAATTAAGTAGGGGTAGGTAATATATTGAGTGGTGATTTTGTCCCGCTTCGGCAAAGCCGACGCTTCGCGAACGTCGCAGGTGACACTAACATCGGGGTGGGTGTAGTTATTTGTACCAACAATGTTAACTCGCAA
This genomic window from Ancylothrix sp. D3o contains:
- a CDS encoding Fic family protein, translating into MTKIYQSVVNTRGKPELIPSSQLYDKFIQQIIAFNQQKEITLDVVLTHYLMKMNYQLKLEQIDKLKFWLDGFRPFTPIIVAELKKLYDVRFTYNSNAIEGNTLTQSETELVLTKGITVGGKTLDEHLEVVGHKDAIDYIESLAQKDTKINEWEIKQIHNLILRKINPDEAGTYRSLDVMAAGTNYRYPPHYLLSQLMGDFVLRLNSEDALKLHPVEYEPMAHYRFVSIHPFRDGNGRTARLLMNLLLIRVGYPIVVINNQIRNDYINALAYGQQKQNDLEQLLDLVCDAAVASLVDTLSLVVTATSSRDKGQAFYQEITDFLDSYLRE
- a CDS encoding Uma2 family endonuclease, giving the protein MITAKNNSPQLTPEEYFVWEEQQLEKYEYIDGQVHGITGSSVNHGRIAVRLITSGVNHLEGSGCDTGNSDLRVNIVGTNNYTHPDVSVTCDVREASALPKRDKITTQYITYPYLIVEVLSAGTEAFDRGSKFRMYRKNPALIDYLLVSSTGIQIDLYHKDEAGNWLIINYKEGDTIELKSINLSFPIEQVYRGLNLTPET